Proteins co-encoded in one Spirosoma endbachense genomic window:
- a CDS encoding GDSL-type esterase/lipase family protein yields the protein MKKTASNPQTLADRKRMSSRQLWLFKGIALLLPFLLLALLEGVLRLFSYGHELRLFVDDPQQSGFLVMNQHASEKYFTETDNATIGNFEPFHKHKPDGTLRIFVLGESTTIGYPYMHNGSFHRWLQYRLTHTFPDKEFEIINLALTAVNSYTVYGFAQELAAYQPDAVLIYTGHNEYYGALGVGSTSSIARNPSLVRFVLKLREFRLMQLIGHTLAGIQKALSGQQPDLRENLMKRMAADQQIPYQSEVYQQGIEQYKTNLNDLCQLLSNQKIPVFISNLVSNEKDLKPLISASGNLANSAQQQYQLAGQAYKTGDFTTAKKAYVQAKELDLLRFRAPEAMNQVIRELATRYPDVTIVDTKAYFEKQSARGILGKETLLEHVHPNLFGYALLSDAFYEALKKRKLIPTEGSQEMSFAQLKQQMPITAVDSLQGAYEMMILKEGWPFNEPMPPEENRPKTVEEQLAGALVVKQLSWRDAMNQLAAYYVKVKNPLKTLQVTEALSLEYPNDPNLYAQAGKLCAALNQNEQAVLYLKKAFQLENTFDKAQQLFITFLKLDRPEEALPYLRYASANNTSTFNLNELQTFVEQLIELKKQYAKDTNNVILSNQLAAGYLKFANASAAAKYVKKTLQQDSHNADALQLNKQIQALRK from the coding sequence ATGAAGAAGACAGCATCCAATCCGCAAACCTTAGCCGATCGCAAACGAATGAGCAGCAGGCAATTGTGGTTGTTTAAGGGCATTGCTTTGCTGCTACCTTTTTTGCTTCTGGCCCTACTGGAAGGTGTTCTACGACTGTTCAGCTATGGCCATGAACTGCGCCTTTTTGTCGATGATCCGCAGCAATCGGGCTTTCTGGTCATGAACCAGCATGCTTCAGAAAAGTATTTTACGGAAACAGACAATGCTACCATCGGTAATTTTGAGCCCTTTCACAAACACAAACCCGACGGAACACTGCGGATTTTTGTCCTGGGGGAATCAACAACGATCGGCTACCCGTACATGCATAATGGGTCATTTCACCGCTGGCTGCAATACCGGCTCACGCATACCTTTCCCGATAAAGAGTTCGAGATCATTAATCTGGCCTTGACAGCGGTAAACTCTTATACGGTGTACGGTTTCGCACAGGAGCTGGCCGCCTACCAACCCGATGCCGTGTTGATTTACACTGGTCATAATGAATACTATGGTGCTTTAGGCGTTGGCTCAACGAGTTCAATTGCCCGGAATCCATCGCTCGTTCGATTTGTACTTAAACTTCGTGAGTTTCGGCTCATGCAATTGATTGGTCATACCTTAGCCGGAATTCAGAAAGCACTATCCGGTCAGCAACCAGATTTGCGCGAAAATCTGATGAAACGGATGGCCGCCGACCAACAGATTCCTTATCAATCGGAGGTCTATCAGCAAGGAATCGAGCAGTATAAAACTAACCTGAACGATCTGTGTCAACTGTTATCGAATCAGAAGATTCCCGTTTTTATCAGCAATCTGGTCAGCAACGAAAAAGACCTGAAGCCGTTAATCAGTGCATCGGGAAATCTGGCCAACTCGGCTCAACAGCAATATCAGCTTGCTGGCCAGGCCTATAAAACAGGGGATTTTACTACGGCAAAAAAGGCGTATGTGCAGGCTAAAGAGCTGGATTTATTGCGTTTTCGAGCTCCTGAAGCCATGAATCAGGTCATTCGGGAACTGGCCACCCGCTACCCCGATGTGACAATCGTTGATACCAAAGCCTACTTTGAAAAACAGTCTGCCCGCGGCATTCTGGGTAAAGAAACATTACTGGAGCATGTACATCCCAACTTATTCGGTTATGCGTTGCTTTCCGATGCGTTTTATGAGGCCCTGAAAAAGCGTAAACTGATTCCTACTGAAGGCAGTCAGGAAATGTCATTCGCGCAGTTAAAGCAGCAAATGCCGATTACGGCTGTCGACTCGCTTCAGGGAGCTTACGAAATGATGATTCTTAAAGAGGGCTGGCCATTTAATGAACCAATGCCACCGGAGGAAAATCGCCCAAAAACGGTTGAGGAACAGTTGGCAGGGGCTTTAGTCGTTAAGCAATTGTCCTGGCGCGATGCCATGAATCAATTGGCTGCTTATTACGTGAAAGTGAAAAATCCGCTTAAAACCCTGCAGGTAACCGAAGCGTTATCGCTGGAATATCCAAACGACCCAAATCTGTACGCTCAGGCTGGCAAACTTTGCGCTGCCCTGAATCAGAACGAGCAGGCGGTTCTATACTTAAAAAAAGCATTTCAATTAGAAAATACCTTCGACAAAGCCCAGCAGTTGTTTATCACGTTCCTGAAGCTGGATCGGCCAGAAGAAGCCTTGCCTTACCTGAGGTATGCCTCAGCCAACAATACGTCTACGTTCAACTTAAACGAACTACAGACGTTTGTTGAGCAGTTGATAGAGCTCAAAAAGCAGTACGCCAAAGACACCAACAATGTGATTCTGAGCAATCAACTGGCCGCTGGTTATCTTAAATTTGCGAATGCCAGCGCGGCTGCCAAGTATGTAAAAAAAACCTTGCAACAAGACAGTCACAATGCCGATGCGTTACAGTTAAATAAACAGATTCAGGCGCTCAGAAAATAA
- a CDS encoding SGNH/GDSL hydrolase family protein: MTRKLLFFILFACVQHPIIFAQNPTEYVWWNPAQNQFPVIEGQAWPKDVKNPYDRLPAQAEKSVRDVVWNLSHNGAGLLIRFKASTDQLVVRYAVSGSHALPHMPATGVSGVDLYALNSDGDWRWCTGKYAFKDTVEYRFTNLEPNDQYHQKGREYRLYLPLYNSVKWLEIGVPKGVSFTPLPIRIEKPIVVYGTSIAQGACASRPGMAWTAILGRKLDRPVINLGFSGNGRLEKEVVQLLPDIDAKLYVLDCLPNLVASVGIAPEEIKNRIIESVKTLRQKRPAIPVLLVEHAGYTDGSLNATRRKFYTDANELMRQAFAQLKTEGINQIYLLPKTALNLEMDDMVDGTHPTDLGMQHYADAYEKSIRTILNEPIGQYTTTKPCTQFRDAAIYDWETRHRDMVSLAKAKPPRIIFLGNSITHYWGGQPQAPISRGIDSWNTVLAPLGTQNFGYGWDRIENVLWRVYHDELDGYSAAQVVVMIGTNNLQLSTDTEIIEGLKFLVSAIKTRQPGADVLLLGILPRRQGEARILELNKGIAQASGQLNVTFADPGTVFLKEDGKIDESFFTDGLHPNAEGYQKLAGKLTPFLKPVEQSNKQKR, encoded by the coding sequence ATGACCCGAAAACTGCTCTTTTTTATCCTGTTTGCCTGTGTTCAGCACCCAATTATTTTTGCGCAAAATCCTACGGAGTACGTCTGGTGGAATCCGGCTCAAAATCAATTTCCGGTTATTGAAGGTCAGGCGTGGCCGAAGGATGTCAAAAATCCGTATGACCGGCTCCCGGCACAGGCAGAAAAGAGCGTTAGGGATGTGGTCTGGAATCTGTCGCACAATGGGGCGGGGTTGCTGATTCGTTTCAAAGCCAGTACCGATCAGCTCGTCGTGCGCTATGCGGTGAGCGGCTCCCATGCCCTACCACACATGCCGGCAACGGGGGTGAGCGGAGTGGATTTGTACGCTCTCAACAGCGATGGTGACTGGCGGTGGTGTACCGGGAAATACGCTTTTAAGGATACGGTTGAATATCGGTTTACGAATCTGGAGCCGAACGATCAATACCATCAGAAAGGGCGTGAATACCGGCTGTATCTGCCCCTTTACAATTCGGTAAAATGGCTGGAAATAGGCGTTCCCAAAGGTGTTTCGTTTACGCCGTTACCAATCCGGATCGAAAAGCCAATCGTCGTTTATGGCACCTCGATTGCGCAGGGAGCCTGTGCATCGCGACCGGGTATGGCCTGGACGGCTATTCTGGGCCGAAAGCTTGACCGGCCGGTTATCAATCTGGGGTTTTCGGGTAATGGTCGGCTGGAGAAAGAGGTTGTCCAGTTACTACCAGACATCGATGCCAAACTCTACGTGCTGGACTGTCTGCCGAATCTGGTTGCCTCAGTAGGTATTGCTCCTGAAGAGATCAAAAACAGGATCATCGAGTCGGTAAAAACGCTTCGGCAAAAACGCCCGGCAATCCCTGTTCTGCTGGTGGAACACGCAGGCTATACCGATGGATCACTGAATGCCACCCGTCGCAAATTCTATACGGATGCCAATGAACTGATGCGCCAGGCATTCGCTCAGTTGAAAACTGAAGGAATTAACCAGATTTACCTCCTCCCCAAAACAGCACTTAATCTGGAAATGGACGATATGGTCGATGGTACGCACCCGACCGATCTGGGTATGCAACATTATGCTGATGCCTATGAAAAAAGCATCCGTACGATTCTCAATGAGCCAATTGGCCAATACACTACAACTAAGCCCTGTACGCAATTTCGGGATGCCGCGATTTACGATTGGGAAACCCGACACCGGGATATGGTATCGTTAGCCAAAGCAAAACCCCCGCGCATTATTTTTCTGGGGAATTCCATCACGCACTATTGGGGTGGACAGCCACAGGCACCCATCAGCCGGGGAATCGACTCATGGAATACCGTCCTGGCTCCATTGGGGACACAAAATTTTGGCTATGGCTGGGACCGCATCGAAAATGTACTGTGGCGGGTCTATCACGATGAACTCGATGGCTATTCAGCCGCACAGGTCGTTGTTATGATCGGCACAAATAATCTGCAACTGAGCACCGATACGGAAATCATTGAAGGACTGAAATTTCTGGTTAGTGCCATCAAAACCCGTCAGCCGGGGGCAGATGTACTCTTGCTTGGTATCCTGCCACGTCGTCAGGGAGAAGCCCGAATCCTTGAACTCAACAAAGGAATTGCACAGGCTTCGGGACAATTAAACGTAACCTTCGCTGATCCAGGAACTGTTTTTCTGAAGGAAGATGGCAAAATTGATGAATCGTTTTTCACCGACGGTCTTCATCCGAACGCAGAAGGCTATCAAAAACTGGCAGGCAAACTCACTCCTTTTCTGAAGCCGGTCGAGCAGAGCAACAAACAAAAACGGTAG
- a CDS encoding RagB/SusD family nutrient uptake outer membrane protein, which yields MKIVAKFSLFVLLLSMASCKEDFVNVDNPGAISTASYPNSVADLEQLLAGAYATQHAPSIFGHNMLAKNTYLWDHTTDLSWQGTTTWIQLAQNNSQVNDSFLQGTWQDLWRGIQRCNTLLAGVEAYAPKAAASDAAAVNLIKGQTLYLRAWYYFYLTSLWGESFIVDGQGGDKQGVPLVSKTATSLPETQISRSTVKQCWDFIISDLKAAETLLKGKSWTGATDKYKMGEWGVKAFLGKVYVYVQDWANAKTYLSDVVTNSGKSLVSFDTYKTMFNGQNEFNSESLIELNLNVDMTYRGTDDRSMGSSIGMVIAPTYVGPNGAQAASAWSNVFPHAKNIARFGFNLGHYFPAGTATANIANVDKSYITRSVAARTNKTVDPRLWVACLQPYVDSMIISGVKKPISHYLDISEIDMEAWSFRKYIYLGGAEGEVNMANGDNILWLRLADVYLLYAETLTHSGDNATALEYINKVKRRAYGYAVNTPSAVDYKSLADQTSAPDAVLKNDPLKYERWAELFGEGHWWFDVCRWKIGDKEAAYYQRVRGGTIQWDATDYAQPIPINEITSNVNIKQNAGY from the coding sequence ATGAAGATAGTAGCTAAATTTTCCCTCTTTGTCTTACTCCTGAGTATGGCATCCTGTAAAGAGGATTTCGTTAACGTAGACAATCCTGGCGCCATTTCCACGGCCAGTTATCCAAATTCGGTTGCCGATCTGGAACAGCTCCTGGCAGGTGCTTACGCCACACAGCATGCACCCAGTATATTCGGGCATAACATGCTGGCCAAAAATACCTACCTCTGGGATCATACGACGGATTTAAGCTGGCAGGGAACAACGACCTGGATTCAACTGGCGCAGAATAATTCGCAGGTCAATGACAGCTTTCTGCAAGGCACCTGGCAGGATCTATGGCGGGGAATCCAGCGTTGCAATACGCTACTGGCCGGTGTTGAAGCCTACGCGCCCAAAGCAGCGGCCTCCGATGCGGCTGCGGTGAATCTGATAAAGGGGCAAACGCTGTATCTGAGAGCCTGGTATTATTTCTACCTGACTTCCTTATGGGGCGAAAGCTTTATCGTTGATGGGCAGGGCGGAGATAAACAGGGCGTACCGCTTGTTTCAAAAACGGCTACGAGCCTGCCCGAAACCCAAATAAGCCGCTCGACAGTGAAACAGTGCTGGGACTTCATTATCAGTGACCTGAAAGCCGCCGAAACGCTATTGAAAGGAAAGAGCTGGACAGGCGCTACCGATAAATACAAAATGGGCGAATGGGGTGTTAAAGCCTTTCTGGGTAAGGTCTATGTGTATGTTCAGGACTGGGCGAATGCGAAAACATACCTCAGTGATGTCGTAACCAATAGTGGCAAATCACTGGTTTCATTCGATACCTACAAAACGATGTTCAATGGGCAAAACGAGTTCAATTCCGAATCGCTGATCGAACTCAATCTAAACGTCGACATGACCTATCGGGGTACAGACGATCGCTCGATGGGCTCCAGTATCGGCATGGTGATTGCCCCAACCTATGTTGGTCCCAATGGCGCACAGGCGGCATCGGCCTGGTCGAACGTCTTTCCACATGCCAAAAACATTGCCCGTTTTGGCTTTAATCTGGGGCACTATTTCCCGGCCGGAACCGCTACAGCGAACATAGCGAATGTCGATAAATCTTACATCACGCGTTCTGTAGCCGCCCGAACCAACAAAACAGTAGATCCCCGCTTATGGGTCGCCTGTTTGCAGCCCTATGTCGATTCGATGATTATCAGTGGGGTTAAAAAGCCTATCTCTCACTATCTGGATATTTCAGAAATCGATATGGAAGCCTGGAGTTTCCGGAAATACATTTACCTGGGCGGTGCGGAAGGTGAAGTGAACATGGCGAATGGCGACAATATTCTCTGGCTACGCCTGGCTGATGTTTACTTGCTTTATGCCGAAACGCTGACCCATAGTGGCGACAACGCAACTGCGCTGGAATACATCAATAAAGTCAAGCGACGAGCTTACGGGTATGCCGTCAATACGCCATCGGCCGTTGATTACAAAAGCCTGGCCGATCAGACCAGTGCTCCCGATGCCGTGCTAAAAAATGACCCACTCAAATACGAGCGATGGGCCGAACTATTTGGCGAGGGTCACTGGTGGTTCGACGTCTGCCGATGGAAAATCGGCGATAAAGAAGCGGCTTATTATCAGCGGGTTCGGGGTGGAACCATTCAGTGGGATGCTACCGACTACGCGCAACCCATTCCGATCAATGAGATCACGTCCAACGTTAATATAAAGCAAAACGCGGGCTATTAA
- a CDS encoding enolase C-terminal domain-like protein, which yields MLGMGSSAGLLSLFGGLPTAQAREQQTTPRYALGAAPVKIKSVKAIATAPQGSNLIVVKVETSEPGLYGLGCATFTQRAATVIVAINTYLNEFCVGKDVDNIEDMWQAAYVSSYWRNGPVLNNALSGLDQALWDIKGKRAGMPVYQLLGGKVRFAIPCYTHAGGNTPEAAADSVKKFMADGFKYIRIQQGGYGAVGATADKPDFKVANFGGETDNYMNERLYLKSVPKMFEVVRKECGDEIELLHDIHERVQPIDAINMIKRVEEYRPFFIEDPFSPENMKWFAQLRQATSVPIAMGELFNNINEFKEPMVNQWFDFIRIHVSQIGGITPAMKVARLGEWFNIRTAWHGPGDVSPVGHAAHAHIDLAVWNFGIQEAVQFSEKTQSVFSGCPTMNKGYMSVNEVPGLGVDINEKEAAKYPISTKSNWQVRKMDGTIIRP from the coding sequence ATGCTGGGTATGGGCTCCTCCGCCGGACTCCTCAGCCTGTTCGGCGGACTCCCCACTGCCCAGGCCAGAGAACAACAAACTACCCCCCGATACGCCCTAGGGGCAGCACCCGTTAAAATCAAATCCGTCAAAGCCATCGCCACCGCCCCACAAGGCTCCAACCTCATCGTCGTTAAGGTCGAAACCTCTGAACCCGGACTCTATGGACTCGGCTGCGCTACCTTCACCCAGCGGGCGGCCACCGTCATCGTCGCCATCAACACCTACCTCAACGAATTCTGCGTCGGTAAAGACGTCGATAATATCGAGGATATGTGGCAGGCTGCCTATGTCAGCTCCTACTGGCGCAACGGACCCGTCCTCAACAATGCCCTCTCCGGACTCGATCAGGCCCTGTGGGACATCAAAGGAAAACGAGCCGGTATGCCTGTCTACCAGCTCCTGGGTGGCAAAGTCCGATTCGCTATCCCCTGCTACACCCATGCCGGGGGCAATACTCCCGAAGCAGCCGCCGACAGCGTCAAAAAATTCATGGCCGATGGCTTCAAGTACATCCGCATCCAGCAGGGTGGCTATGGAGCTGTAGGGGCCACGGCCGATAAGCCCGACTTCAAGGTAGCCAACTTCGGGGGCGAAACCGACAACTACATGAATGAGCGGTTGTATCTGAAGTCGGTGCCCAAGATGTTTGAGGTGGTTCGTAAGGAGTGTGGGGATGAGATCGAGCTCTTGCATGACATCCACGAGCGGGTGCAGCCCATCGATGCCATCAACATGATCAAGCGGGTGGAGGAGTACCGGCCTTTCTTCATCGAAGATCCCTTCTCGCCCGAGAACATGAAGTGGTTTGCCCAGTTGCGGCAGGCCACCTCGGTGCCCATTGCGATGGGTGAATTGTTCAACAACATCAACGAGTTCAAGGAGCCGATGGTGAATCAGTGGTTCGATTTCATCCGGATTCACGTCTCCCAGATTGGGGGCATCACCCCCGCCATGAAGGTAGCCCGGTTGGGGGAATGGTTCAACATCCGCACGGCCTGGCATGGACCGGGTGATGTTTCGCCGGTGGGTCATGCGGCCCATGCGCACATCGATCTGGCGGTGTGGAATTTTGGGATTCAGGAAGCGGTGCAGTTTTCGGAGAAGACGCAGTCGGTGTTCAGTGGTTGTCCGACGATGAACAAGGGGTATATGTCGGTCAACGAGGTGCCGGGTTTGGGGGTTGATATCAACGAGAAGGAGGCCGCCAAGTATCCCATCAGCACCAAGTCGAACTGGCAGGTGCGCAAGATGGATGGCACCATTATCAGACCGTAA
- a CDS encoding LytR/AlgR family response regulator transcription factor, with amino-acid sequence MSNIKCIIIEDEPLAVKVLSDYIRQIPFLELNSVFKDAILAIDYLRQNSIDLIFLDIHLPTLKGMDFLKTLTNPPAVIITTAYHQYAVEGFALNVTDYLLKPYEFERFLIAVNKVKAGNLDRYKPTESQEIKDFIFLNVQKKKVRILFSEIVYIESQREYVRIVTTKKEYISKMSTHEIEALLPVNLFKRIHRSFIVSISKIDSYTAEMVDVNGATIPIGRGYRDILENL; translated from the coding sequence ATGTCTAATATAAAGTGTATTATTATAGAGGACGAGCCTTTAGCCGTAAAAGTTTTATCGGATTATATTCGGCAAATACCATTTCTGGAGCTGAATTCGGTCTTTAAAGATGCGATTCTTGCCATTGATTATTTACGACAAAATTCAATCGATCTGATCTTCCTTGATATTCACCTGCCTACTTTAAAAGGGATGGATTTTTTGAAAACACTGACCAATCCCCCTGCAGTAATTATTACAACGGCCTATCATCAGTACGCTGTAGAAGGATTTGCGTTAAATGTGACGGATTATTTACTGAAGCCCTACGAATTTGAGCGGTTTTTAATAGCTGTCAATAAAGTAAAGGCGGGCAATTTAGATAGATACAAGCCAACCGAAAGTCAGGAGATAAAAGATTTTATTTTTCTAAACGTACAAAAGAAAAAGGTCAGGATTTTATTTTCGGAGATTGTTTATATCGAGAGCCAGCGAGAATATGTCAGGATTGTTACGACGAAAAAAGAGTACATTTCGAAAATGAGTACGCACGAAATTGAAGCACTTTTGCCCGTAAATCTCTTCAAGCGGATTCATCGATCATTTATCGTTTCAATTAGCAAGATTGATTCCTATACAGCTGAGATGGTTGATGTTAATGGGGCCACTATTCCGATTGGAAGAGGCTACCGGGATATTTTGGAAAACCTGTAG
- a CDS encoding outer membrane protein assembly factor BamB family protein, with protein sequence MNYTTTLGSIGLLCLLFAAVHPTRDGASIDQPGNSNWPNYGGNKAGNRYSPLNQINLSNVKNLKVAWTYDAAATDSKTGRQPEIQCQPIVVNGILYGTSPKLKLFAVEANTGKQRWLFDPFKDRQARFNPNRGIMYWEDGNDKRILYSAGPTLFAINALTGEPVAQFGKNGEVDLREGLIADPKIDIKKLSVSATSPGTIYNDLLIIGSAVSEYGDAAPGHVRAFDVRTGTMRWIFHTVPQPGETGYETWPKDAYKKIGGANNWAGMVLDEKRGMVYFGTGSPAVDFYGGSRAGQNLYSDCILALNAETGKLKWYYQTVQHDLWDRDLPCQPNLVTVKHNGRMVDAVAQSTKDGLIYVLDRDTGESLFPVEERAVPTSGLPGEQPWPKQKFPLKPAPFSRQLFTEADITDRTPEAHAFVKERFQKTRSGNKFMPPSLEGTLLFGIGGGAEWGGNAADPDGILYQNANEMVWDLKMMDMAARTAELKTKGNALYQANCAACHGIDRKGSGQAYPSLVDVGNRLSGQDIQAILKSGRGRMPSFEHISDQDRSTLVRFLLNTESKTSETGDHHSAAAPTAVAEKSEFPYIPPYINNGYTRFFDPDGYPAVKPPWGTLNAINLNTGEYLWRVPLGEFPELTKKGIPLTGTENYGGPIVTAGGLVFIAATYDERIRAFDRKTGKVVWEYQLPAGGFATPITYQVDGKQYVVIAAGGVKNGHKPGGSYIAFALP encoded by the coding sequence ATGAACTATACGACAACACTTGGATCGATCGGCTTGTTGTGCCTGCTCTTTGCCGCCGTTCATCCAACTCGTGACGGAGCCAGCATCGATCAGCCGGGCAATTCAAATTGGCCCAACTACGGCGGGAATAAAGCCGGAAACCGCTACTCACCCCTCAATCAGATCAATCTCAGCAATGTCAAAAACCTCAAAGTAGCCTGGACCTACGATGCGGCAGCCACCGATAGCAAAACCGGTCGCCAACCCGAGATTCAGTGTCAGCCCATCGTCGTGAACGGTATTCTGTACGGCACATCACCGAAGCTAAAATTATTTGCGGTAGAGGCCAATACGGGCAAACAACGCTGGCTGTTTGATCCATTTAAGGACAGGCAGGCCCGCTTTAACCCCAATCGGGGCATTATGTATTGGGAAGATGGCAACGACAAGCGCATTCTTTATTCGGCTGGCCCTACCCTCTTCGCCATCAATGCGCTTACGGGTGAACCCGTTGCTCAGTTTGGCAAAAACGGAGAGGTCGATTTACGGGAGGGCCTGATCGCCGATCCCAAAATCGATATTAAAAAACTATCTGTTTCAGCAACCAGTCCCGGAACGATTTACAACGATCTGTTGATCATTGGCTCAGCCGTTTCCGAATACGGTGATGCTGCACCAGGTCATGTACGGGCGTTCGATGTTCGTACGGGAACAATGCGCTGGATCTTCCACACGGTTCCTCAGCCCGGTGAAACGGGTTACGAAACATGGCCTAAAGATGCCTATAAAAAAATAGGCGGAGCCAATAACTGGGCGGGCATGGTGCTCGATGAAAAACGCGGCATGGTCTACTTCGGAACGGGTTCGCCAGCGGTTGACTTCTACGGTGGCAGCCGGGCAGGGCAAAATCTGTATTCTGACTGTATCCTTGCCCTGAATGCCGAAACAGGCAAATTGAAATGGTACTACCAAACGGTTCAGCATGATTTGTGGGACCGAGATTTGCCCTGTCAACCCAATCTGGTTACCGTGAAGCATAATGGCCGGATGGTCGATGCCGTTGCCCAGAGCACCAAAGATGGATTGATTTATGTGCTCGACCGCGACACGGGCGAATCGCTCTTCCCGGTTGAGGAACGGGCTGTTCCAACGTCTGGTCTTCCGGGCGAACAACCCTGGCCTAAACAGAAATTTCCGTTGAAACCGGCCCCCTTTTCCCGGCAGTTATTTACCGAAGCCGACATTACCGACCGTACGCCCGAAGCCCATGCCTTCGTGAAAGAACGATTCCAGAAAACGCGCTCTGGTAATAAGTTTATGCCACCCAGTCTGGAAGGCACGTTACTATTTGGCATTGGTGGTGGAGCCGAATGGGGCGGCAATGCGGCTGATCCGGATGGTATTCTTTATCAGAATGCCAACGAGATGGTCTGGGATCTGAAGATGATGGACATGGCCGCCCGAACGGCTGAATTAAAGACAAAAGGGAATGCCTTGTATCAAGCCAACTGTGCGGCCTGTCATGGAATTGACCGGAAAGGCAGTGGACAGGCTTACCCTAGTTTAGTTGATGTTGGCAATCGGTTGTCGGGACAGGATATTCAGGCCATTCTGAAATCAGGTCGGGGCCGGATGCCCTCGTTCGAGCACATTTCCGATCAGGACCGTAGCACGCTGGTCCGCTTTCTGCTCAATACCGAATCAAAAACCAGCGAAACGGGCGATCACCATTCAGCTGCGGCCCCGACAGCGGTTGCCGAAAAATCTGAATTTCCGTACATACCTCCTTATATCAACAATGGTTATACACGCTTCTTCGACCCCGATGGCTATCCGGCCGTAAAACCGCCCTGGGGAACGCTCAATGCGATTAACCTCAACACAGGAGAGTATCTGTGGCGGGTCCCGCTCGGCGAATTTCCGGAATTGACCAAAAAGGGAATTCCACTAACGGGTACTGAAAATTATGGCGGACCAATCGTTACGGCAGGTGGCCTGGTCTTTATCGCGGCTACCTACGACGAACGAATTCGGGCTTTCGACCGCAAAACGGGAAAAGTTGTCTGGGAATACCAGCTTCCGGCGGGTGGATTTGCCACGCCCATTACCTATCAGGTCGATGGTAAGCAGTATGTCGTTATTGCCGCCGGAGGGGTCAAAAACGGCCACAAACCGGGTGGTTCATACATCGCGTTTGCCCTTCCTTAA
- a CDS encoding DUF5989 family protein: MEFLKDFWLFVRERKRYWLVPLFIILLLLGLLTVFTTGSALAPFIYSIF, translated from the coding sequence ATGGAGTTTTTAAAGGATTTCTGGCTTTTTGTGCGGGAACGCAAGCGGTATTGGTTAGTACCGCTATTTATTATCCTGCTCCTACTTGGCTTGTTAACCGTATTCACGACAGGTTCCGCGTTGGCCCCGTTTATTTACTCTATTTTCTAA